The Salvelinus namaycush isolate Seneca chromosome 5, SaNama_1.0, whole genome shotgun sequence genome segment TTTGAATGCAATATTACTTGAAATTGGTCTACGGAAAAACAATTGTGCTCTGTTCAGAGGTTGTATTGTGAGAATCCAAAAGGAGGAGAAACAGATGTGGACACTGGCAGAGTCCAAGAGAAAGACCCAACCATGGACACTCCTGATGATGTTATCACCAGCTGATTTGCTCATTAACACCCTGGTTGAATCCCCTTAACACATTCTATATGTGAGGACCTACAACAGAACTTCTTTATTACTGGCAGGGTGGAGATATCAAAGACCATGTCACCCTTGTTTGTAGTTGGAAGCTCTGTAGTCCATAGAGCAAGATTAGTCTCTTTGTTTTGATGGGCTCATTTCTGTATTACAGAATAGCCTGAAAATCGCATCGAATGCACAACTCCACCCCCCAACCCACAACAACTAAACCTATAGTAATTAGATTTGTATATTCGAAACCACAAAATAACACAATTTTCCTGTTCAGTCAATGCCTGGATGAAAAGGGTGCAACGATCGAAGTTACTTACTGTCAAAAGCATGATAACAGAAAAGGGAAATACCCATTATAATCGCCAACCTATAAAAATAAACTGCTAATAACTGTTTTGATTACAAATGTTTGCTTCAATCTGCTTCAAAATCAAGCATAATATCAACACTTTATTTATTTGGAAGTAGATTAAACAGTTAATCGCCCTTGTATCGTACGATACCATCCCTGTGATCAGACCTCTCATGTATCTCTTCCTATGTGGTGAACTGAGTGAACCAGAGCTGTGATGGAGCTTGGCACAGCCTTCTGTTCCACTTCAGTTTGATCCAAGTGCTGCGATGCATGCAATGTCCTGGTTAGGCCCTCCACCATCAACTGCACGGTGGGGAAAGATTGACAGTGTAGCCTGTGGTTATATAGCTTTAATAACAGGAAAATCAGACCCTATTCTTTATCTACCTTCTGCATTATGACCAAATGTCCACCCCACTGGGGGCTACTGAATCAGGCTTTTATTTGACTTCATCTATGCTCGGATAAGATGGCTATAAATAATTATGGTTGCAATGCAATCTTTAATTTGAGTCAGATATCCACTATGGAGACTCGTTGAAAAATGGGAGTTGGATAAATTTCAGTGTCAATTTGTCAGTAAAAGACATTATCCAATGAATCAACAGATGACCTTTGTATGTTGCATCATATAGCTGACCTACGTGTCATTGCTGAAGTAAACAGTAGAAAGCCATGTATTATTATTAGATAACACAATTGACACAAGGTTCATTGGAAAACGACTATCCCAGAACGTGACATACTTCTCGAGAGGATACAGTGATCAAGTCAATCTGTGTGTATATGTAGGCCTCATGAGATTCAACGCATTAAGGCAGGCAACAATGCCAAAACAGGCAATTATTTGACAAGAGAAGAAACGGTTGCCCAATGCTTAGGGATGCATGTAATGGCCTTCGACACGTAAGGTTATCATATAGGGAACAGACATAGCATAGTATGCATCTCTGTTAAGTGTCTGGTACAGTGGTTAAAAGGATTAATTGAGAATATGGTGATAATTAAATTACAATAATGTAACAATAGAGAGTCTAACTTCCAGCAGTAAAGCAAATATGTTTATTAAGCACTTTAATATACATCAAAAAATGTGGCTTAATAGAGTACAGGAAATACGTTTTTAAATGAAAAGTTCAATGTACATGGTAAGCTATTTACAATCAAATTGTTTAGGGTCAATTCAAAACGATATTACAGACGACACAGGCAAGACAAGTAATGACAGTTTGATAGATGGCGAAACAAGTTTGAATACTTGTCCAGAATTGATCCTAAAATGAGACCTTCCTTTATACCTTCATACTGTAGCACACCTTCAAGCTGTACCGGAGAGCGGAGGGCTTTGACTTGGGCTTAtaccgtatgtgtgtgtgcatgcgacaGCTTTACGTTTTTTTTCTCTTGGCACAAAATTGCTCACTGTTAACATTGTGAAAAGCCTGCAAAAATATGACACGCAAATGCTCACACAGCTCCACATAGTCCATTAGAAACACATGTTTTCAATCCCAAAGCACCATCTCCAGGACCCTCCCTTGCCAGCGGAGCTAGAGCTGGGGTAACTGATCTGCAGCCGCTCGGGCGAAGAAGAAAAAAGCTGTTTCAACTTTGGCATGATAAGCATACATTTCAAACAATGGCTTAAAAACATCATATTATTGAAGTCTACTACTAGGTGAAGTCGTGACAAGTAAACCTTAAGCCTTTTTTGTGTCTTGCCACAAAATATACTGCAATTATCAAAACATAGCCACACTACAATAGGGGAAACAAAGCTTGAATTTAGTTTCTTGCATTGCAGGTTATATATAGAATTCTGTCAATGAATGCATTCACCCCGGCTTAAGCTTGAAACCTTTGCATTCAGCACCAAACTCTGTAGTTGACAGTATACTAACGGTTATTTTAATCCATTTAAATGCACACAGAAACAAATGAAAAGTCCCACAGGGACAAAATGAAATCACATTGGTTTAACGTTTTCAACGAACTCTCCCCCTTAGCTACTGTATCTGCAGTACTACAATACACACAGCAAAGAAAATAGTTTTAAGACGACCAAAATGGAGTCCAAAATAACTGCAGGAATTTTTTGAACACAGCACCATGATAGAGCTTACAATACAAATGAAAGTGGCTTTTTCCTAAATAAATATGCTTGATTATACTTGTATAGCAAATTGCCTTAACTATTATCATATTACACACAGCATAGTctacatgaccagaagtatgtggacacctgcctgtcaaacatctcattccaaaatcataggcattaatatggagttggtccccctttgctgctataatagcctccactcttctgtgtAGGCTTTatactagatgttgaaacattgctgtgggacttgcttccattcagccacaagagcattagtgaggttggacactgatgttgggcgattaggcctgactcacagtcggcattccaattcatcccgaaggtgCTGAggtcaggccagtcaagttcttccacaccatttctgtatggacctcactttgtgcacaggggcactgacatgctgaaacaggtaggaagcacagaattgtctagaatgtcacagcattaagatttcccttaactggaactaaggggcctagcctgaaccatttTCTATTTAAtgaggcaagttagttaagaacaaattcttattttcaatgacagcctgggttaactgccttgttcaggggcagaacaacatattcttaccttgtcagctctgggatttgatcttgcaacctttcggttacaagtccaacgctctaaccactaggctacctaaccactaggctaccaaccccatgaaaacagccccagaccattattcctcctccatcaaactttagttggcactatgcattggggcaggtagcgttctcctggcatccactaaacccagattcttccgtcggactgccagatggtgaagtgtgattcatcactccagagaacacgtttccactgctgcagagtacaatggcggcgagctttataccactccaaCCCActccgacacttggcattgcgcatggtgatcttaggcttgtgtgcggctgctcagccatggaaacccatttcatgaaactcccgagGAGCacttattgtgctgacgttgcttccagaggcagtttggaactcggtagtgagtgttgcaaccgaggacagacgatttttacgcgcttcagcactcggtggtcctattctgagcttgtgtggcctaccacttcaaggcatgccgttgttgctcctagacatttccacttcacaataatagcacttacagttgaccggggcagctctagcagggctgaaatttgacgaactgacttgttggaaaggtggcatcatatgactgtgccatgttgaaagtcactgtgttcttcaggccattctactgacaatgtttgtctatggagattgcatttctgcgtgcttgattttatacccctcagcaacaggtgtggctgaaatagcagaatccactcatttgaaggggtgtccacatactttttttatatatagtATATGCTTAGCACACTGAACAAAGTTAACACCAATTATTTGGGGTTTTCAGAAAGACAGAGTATCAACGCGTGCAACATTATCCCATGTCATCGATTATCTTGATGTCCCTCTGATCAGATGTGACAATGTACTCAGCGGTAAATTGCTGTTGGTGTGTATGATTGCAGGACAAAACAACACATAAAAATATACATGATCCTTTTGAACAATTAGTTTGAAACACATGAGCATAAACGGGAGACTGAACAAATGCATGTTTGTCATTCTCTTTTTAAAAAGTGCATACACTGCATAAATATCAATACATTAAATTAAATGATAGTGTGCATGATTACACTGAGAAGACTGTAACAGATGTAGGCACATTGAAGTATCAGTTCATGTAAGCCTTGTGCAGCGATCAACATTCTTCCCTTAGGTTTTCTGAGGTGTTCCACTTGAGAGTGGAAAACAATTCAATCGGTTCTTATGCGGATGAAAATAGTTGCTTTGGCACATTCCCTCCGATGTCTGCATGACGAATGGCATTCAAGACATCTGAAACGGTAATGAAAATGATTTGGGTTAGTGCTGAGTTGGAAAACATCGTAGTCTTCTTGGCCAGAGAAGGACATTCTTTGAAATGCATCAGTCATGTTCAAGTTTGTTTAAGTTCTACTAATGATAATAAAATATTGACAGGATATTTCCATACAGTGTTTCCAGTAGTGGTGAGTGAGTCATTAGATTGTATTTTaataacaacatactgtatcaacAACGTGGCAATCAATCATACAAGTAATATACAGACATGTATACTAGTATACAGGGATTCTGATCTTCAGCCTACATCCCATCCCTGCATGTTGTTAACTTGTACTTATATCTTCAAGATGTAATGAAACCATTTGAAACCATTCTGAAAATAAAGCACGTCTGAATTGATCATCTACTTATTATATCATTAATAAAACAACTGTTGAACGCCAGAAGAACTCTAGAGTCGGTGGTTAATGCTTAGAAAAAAGCATGACATCAGATTAGTTTAAACACTTACCAGCTATAATGGAGTCTCCTTTTTGTAGTTAAACCCAGGGTCAGATCCTTCTATCTGCAGTTTCAAGACTTGTTTAAGGCTTAATTCAGTCTCCCCTATAGGGTAGTTCTCCAGAACGTCCTGGTGTCCTCTATTCTGTACAGTCCTATGGACAGAAACCCTCCCGAGGAAAACCTGATTGCCCTGAAGATGGTAGTTGGGGTTGGTCATAATGCCATTTCGCTTCTTCTCTGCAATGCTCTGCTGTTGGATGAACAACTGCTCTTGGGTCAGTCCCACTTCTGGCTGGGTGGAGCCACCAACCATGATCTTGCAATGAGGATCTTTCACCGCAATGCTCGCTACAGACTTGTTGAGCGCAATCCTCTTATCAAACTGGGTCATCTCATATTCTAACACCTGACCCTGGGTTGAGCCAATGCTCTTGAGCCTTTTCTTGTCTCCAGACCCCCCTTTGCTGTTGGATGTGGTATTTTCGGTCTTACTCCCTTTGGTCGACTTGAGACTTGGCTTAACCTGAGCCCAGTCAAATTCACTTGGAGACCCCGGCTGATGTCCAATGGACTTGGTGGTGGAGGAAGGTGAGACGATGGATTGTCGGCTCCGACTGCGAGGCAGAGAGTGTTGCTGGATTTGCTCTGTGAAGGTCATTCCGTGGAAACTATCTATCGGCACAGTCTGTGCAGTCGCTGTGGACGAGGTGGTTCTCAGTGAGGAGTTCTTAGAACTTTTGAGGGAATTATTTGAGAGAGACAACTTCTGTCTGTCCACGGTAGAGTCAGGAGATTCCGAAGGGGAGCTGAAGGCGTGGACAGGACCGTTCTGTAAACCACGTCCAGATGACTGCATATCTCCAGCTCCTGTGCTGCCAGAGCTGTTGGATTTGATTGTGAGGGAGTGCATTTTCCCAGATACAGAGAGTGGGATTTTCTGTTCCATAGTGTGTACTGGCGAAGGACTACAGCCATTAAGACTCGAGGCCCCATACTTCTCAAGAAGTTTGATGATCATTGAATGCCCCCCTTTTGCAGCCACACGCATGGCTGTGCGTCCAAACTGGTCTGCGTGGTTGGGGTCAGCGCCATGCTCCAGAAGGATCTGCACTACATCTCTGTGCCCCTCTTGGGCAGCAATGCCAAGCGCTGTTGCCCCCTGATTACATGTATTATCCACGTGAGTGCCATTGTCAATCAAGAACTGCACAACGTTTGCGTGGCCTTGCCAAGCTGCTGACTGGAGGGCGGATCGCTTCTCGTTGTCACAAGAGTTCACGTCGGCATGATAGTTGATCAGCATCCTGACCATTTCTACATGCCCTTGCCAGCAGGACACGTGGAGGGCTGTCCTTCCCTCTGTGTCGCTGACTTCCACATTTGCCCCATTTTCCAGGAAGTACTCCGCCATTGCTAGCTGATTCTCAAGTGCCAATATGTATAATGTTGGGCGTCCGTCTGCGTCTTTATAATCTATATCAGCACCATGACTCAGCAACAGTTCAACAATATCCCTGTGGCCTTCCAGTGCAGCCGACCTGAGAGAATTCCTCCCATCGTAACCTCTCTGGTCGATGCAAGACTTGTTTTCCAGAAGAATGTGGACACAGTCATAGTGGCCCTCTTGCGCAGACAATATCAGGGGTATTCGACCATCGTTATCCACCTCTGTGCATCGGGCACCTTGCTCAATGAGGGCATCGCATACTTGCCGGTGACCCTCGAATGAGGCCATGTGCAGTGGGGTCCAGCCTGAGTCATCTCTGTGATTTTCATCCAGCCCTCTGTCCAGCAGAGTTCGGACCACCTCTACATTCCCTTGAGCAGACGCTATGCTCAGAACAGTTCTTCCTTCACTGTCGATGCTGTCTACAGCTGCACCCCAGAAAAGCAGGGTATTGACAACAGAGGCATGGCCCATGGATGCTGCTGCAAGAAGAGGAGTTCGGCCATTGTTGTCAGTGTGATCCACATCAGCTCCACCTTCCAGCAGCAGATCAACTACGTCCACATGTCCTTCATAGGCAGCCACAAGGAGGGGTGTCATGCAGTCTTTGTCGCAGTGGTCGACCTCTGCACCCCTGTCAATGAGGAGGCTTACGACAGAGGCATGACCTTTACTggcaggcacacagagagcagcaaCTGAGAGTGCTGTCCTTCCGTCCGCATCTTCATGGTTCACCTCTGCCCCATGTTCCAAGAGGTGCTCTACGATTTCTCTGTGCCCCATGTATGCCGCTGCAATGAGAGCCGTCCTTCCTTCATTGTCTGCTTTGTTGACTTCTGCCCCGTGTTGGAGGAGGTTCAGCACGATGTCTTCATGGCCTCCCCAAGCTGCGGCTCTCAAGGCGGTTCTGCTGTCGGCATCAGCACAGTCAACTTTGGCACCGGCGTAGAGGAGAGCAGACACCACCTCTGAATGCCCACCCCAGGCCGCAGACCTAAGGGCGGTCCACCCATCATGGTCTGTGTGATTGATGTTTGCCTCACAGCCAATGAGGCAGTTGACCACCTTAGTGTGCCCTTGTCTTGCAGCAAGAGTAAGTGCCGTTTGTCCATGGCTGTCCTCCAGCTCCATGTTGGCTCTTCTGGATATGAGAAAGTTCACCACATCCAGGTTTCCACTGTACGCAGCATTGGCCAGCAAAGTTCTGCCACTGGAGTCACATTGGTTCACAAAGGCCCCATTGTCTAGCAATGTCCGAATGGAATCCTCTCTCTCCAGTGCCTGCTGCACTATGCAGGAGGCATGGTCGTCCTCGTTGTTGACATGAGCCCCAGCTTTGACCAGAAGCTGCAGCACCTCCTGTTCTTTAGGTATGGAGGTGGAAATAGAGTCTTTAGTGGGTGTGCCATTCCACACCATCCAAAGAGCCAGGTTGAAAGAGTCTATATTCAGGTTGGATTTGATCAGATGCAGGGCAAACTCCTGCACCTCCAGCGGTTTGAGCTGCTTGGCCCTGCAAGTGTAACTCATTGCCATCATTCTATGTCCCTCCGCTTCATTACACAAGTACTTTTGGGTACAATGCTTAACATCCAGGAGCCACTCGGCAAAACTGTAGTGAAAGAGGATCTTAGTACTTCTGAGGCCATCGATCAACAACTTGGAGAGGATGTCCATCTTCTTCTGAAAGTCCTCCATGGTGAGGGCCATgtttttggtccagacagcataGTAAAGCTCCTTGACAGTAAGCGGCCTGCAGGTGGCGAGGATCACGTTGAGGATGGGCTGGACTTTGGCAAACTGCTTCCGTACAAACAGCCTTTGGCAGAGCCACAAGTAGAGGCCGTTGAGCGTGCCGGGGATGTCGCGGATCTCTCGCAGCATGATAAAGTTCTCCACCACCCCATCCAGCACTCGCTCCAGGTACAGGAAGCAGCCGCTGCTTTTGATGTGCAGCTGGTTTAGCATCTCGGCCGTCTCCTTGGTAAGATGCTGGCGAAGGGCCTCCTCCTGGTCGAGTCTGTGGAGGATGTACTGCTGCACGTCCTTGACGATGTAGGCTTTACGAAGGTCATCCAGGCTGATTTTACGGAATCCTAgaaaatagaagaaaaaaaacgattAGTTTACTACCAACTTTCATTTCCACCAACTTCTTCCCACACATTTCCAATATTAATATGGCAGTGTTACAGTGTATCAGAGTAATACAGAGCGGGTATAATTAGTCTTTCCACTGAATTTCAGCACTCATACAAAGATAAGTAATACATTTTCCCATGGTGACCCTAAATTCTCAGAAAGACGTCTGACCTTCAGAATATAGTCACTCCATTTTCCCATTGATCTTTTACCTTTGAAAAATTATATTACATCAAGCTTTCATTTCCTAAAGCAGAGACTAATTAGTGGTAAAGCCATGTTGTTAAAATAAAACCTTTCAAAGGAATTGAGAGCATGACCCTGGTCTCTGGCAGAGTAATCAGTCCAGCATCAGTATGGCAGATATTTTGTGAAGGACTACGGAAAACAAAGCCGCTGTAATTGATGCTCTAAAGGGGTATTTGATGCATAAGGCTTTTGATTATCCTAAGAAAACACAATATATTATCATTCCAATACATTTAACCAAAGACATATCAATAAGATTGTAAAATATACTGCACAataatataaaacgcaacatgcaacaatttcaaagattttactgacttgaaattcataaggaaatcagtaaaaaGTTAATTagcccctaatctatggatttcacatgactgggaatacagatatatatatttttaaaggtaTTTGTGTTGGCCACAAATACCTTAAAAATAAGTAGGGGCTTGGACAAGAAAACCAGTCAGTTTCTGGTGTGACCAcgatttgcctcatgcagcgtgacacatctccttcgcatagagtgatcaggctgttgattgtggcctgtggaatgctgtcccagtcctcttcaatggctgtgaaaagttgctggatattggcagaaatcatactgaaacatgaggtgatggcggtggaagAATGGCACAAcgatgggcctcaggatctcgtcacggtagcTCTGTGAATTCAAATTGCCATCTTGTTCGTAGCTTATGTCTGTCCATACCAAa includes the following:
- the LOC120048055 gene encoding ankyrin repeat domain-containing protein 50-like; this translates as MAQTSLLQGKRFYCRDWVFHKIQHCIREKTNGLSGVTTTPSKQSSASGTGAPNPSGSSAAGSAKATTWGVLLVGGPGSGKTALCTELLWPTSAQGAHRGLQQQSLAFHFCRADDSDTLCLGGFIRGLVAQICQSGLVPDYKEKVHEPAVQSALQPGECERNPTEAFKRCVLLPLLSAKPPQQALFLLVDSIDEGCQLGEGEQRSSGSDTPRTIAELLASHHEFFPPWLLLICSARRQNKAITKLFTGFRKISLDDLRKAYIVKDVQQYILHRLDQEEALRQHLTKETAEMLNQLHIKSSGCFLYLERVLDGVVENFIMLREIRDIPGTLNGLYLWLCQRLFVRKQFAKVQPILNVILATCRPLTVKELYYAVWTKNMALTMEDFQKKMDILSKLLIDGLRSTKILFHYSFAEWLLDVKHCTQKYLCNEAEGHRMMAMSYTCRAKQLKPLEVQEFALHLIKSNLNIDSFNLALWMVWNGTPTKDSISTSIPKEQEVLQLLVKAGAHVNNEDDHASCIVQQALEREDSIRTLLDNGAFVNQCDSSGRTLLANAAYSGNLDVVNFLISRRANMELEDSHGQTALTLAARQGHTKVVNCLIGCEANINHTDHDGWTALRSAAWGGHSEVVSALLYAGAKVDCADADSRTALRAAAWGGHEDIVLNLLQHGAEVNKADNEGRTALIAAAYMGHREIVEHLLEHGAEVNHEDADGRTALSVAALCVPASKGHASVVSLLIDRGAEVDHCDKDCMTPLLVAAYEGHVDVVDLLLEGGADVDHTDNNGRTPLLAAASMGHASVVNTLLFWGAAVDSIDSEGRTVLSIASAQGNVEVVRTLLDRGLDENHRDDSGWTPLHMASFEGHRQVCDALIEQGARCTEVDNDGRIPLILSAQEGHYDCVHILLENKSCIDQRGYDGRNSLRSAALEGHRDIVELLLSHGADIDYKDADGRPTLYILALENQLAMAEYFLENGANVEVSDTEGRTALHVSCWQGHVEMVRMLINYHADVNSCDNEKRSALQSAAWQGHANVVQFLIDNGTHVDNTCNQGATALGIAAQEGHRDVVQILLEHGADPNHADQFGRTAMRVAAKGGHSMIIKLLEKYGASSLNGCSPSPVHTMEQKIPLSVSGKMHSLTIKSNSSGSTGAGDMQSSGRGLQNGPVHAFSSPSESPDSTVDRQKLSLSNNSLKSSKNSSLRTTSSTATAQTVPIDSFHGMTFTEQIQQHSLPRSRSRQSIVSPSSTTKSIGHQPGSPSEFDWAQVKPSLKSTKGSKTENTTSNSKGGSGDKKRLKSIGSTQGQVLEYEMTQFDKRIALNKSVASIAVKDPHCKIMVGGSTQPEVGLTQEQLFIQQQSIAEKKRNGIMTNPNYHLQGNQVFLGRVSVHRTVQNRGHQDVLENYPIGETELSLKQVLKLQIEGSDPGFNYKKETPL